GGCGCGCGTCATGCTATTGACCGATCAACTCCGTGCGCACCCCGTCGAAGCCGCCGCCCTCATCACCGAGGTCAGGCTCATGCGCACCTCCCTCCGCATCACCTGCGGCTCAGATCCGTTGGCCGATCGGATCGGGGTCCAATCCGATAATCTTGCCCCCGCCGCCCTCGCCTTCGACGCGCCCTTCTCGCTGCGTCGCCGGGGCGTCGAAACCCGAAGCGTCAGCGGTGCTCTCACTGCCGCTCGAGATCCGACATTGCTGAAGAACCTCTCAGCCGCCCATGGCTGGATAAGGTCGCTGCTCGTCGGAACCCCAATCTCGGCGATCAACCCGAAAACCGGCCATGCCGAGTCCCATATCCGCACACGCTCCCAGCTGGCCTTCCTATCTCCCCGGCTGCAGGCCGAGATCCTCGCCGGCAGCCTGTCACCGGACCTGACCCTTAAGCGCCTGCTCGCGCGGTCTCTCCCGCTCGATTGGGATGAACAGGAAAAGCTCTGCGGCCTTCCTCCCCTCTGAGCGCAACTAAAAGGGCAGCAACCATTTTACCGGTCCTGAGACCAAGACCAGCTCTCTACATGCATTGAGGCTCTCGCAATTGCGTTCGCAGGTTCACTTCGCCGCAATACGCCAGGTTCCAAACCCCAGACCCGATGCAAAATTCCCTGTAGATTCCCTGTTAATGGCACCAGCGCAGAAAACCCGCTCTGCGATTTTTGGCCCGAGAGACGGGCCGCAGGAATGCCCCGATCCGCCGCTCCCAAGCGCGTCTCTATGGACGAACACGCGGCGCAAACCGCCGAAAGTGCGGGCAGAAATCGCGGAAACATCAATTTATGGGGAACACCCAGAGGTGCGTGGCGGACAGACAGGGATTCGAACCCTGGAGACGGTCTCCCGCCTACACACTTTCCAGGCGTGCGCCTTCGACCACTCGGCCACCTGTCCGTGGGGGGTCTTTAACAAAGGGGCAACCCGATGCGCAAGCCCCAAATCGCGCCCTGCCGCCCGGTCCGGTCAGCTTTCCAGATGGAGGTACATACGCCTGTTCATGCGGCCTTTTTTCTCGATCTTTCCCAGCCGCACATGTCCGATTTCGCCCGTCCGTGCAACGTGGGTGCCGCCGCAGGGTTGAAGATCGATCCAGTCTTGCTCTTCGCCGATGCGCACCAGCCTGATGTCTCCGCTGCCCCGCGGCGGCGCGACCGCCATCGTCTTGACCAGCTCCGGTGCCGCGTCGAGTTCGGCCTCCGTGATCCAGCCGTCGGTCACGCGGGCGTCAAGGTCGATATAGGCGTTCAGCGCCGCCTCAAGTTCCTCACGGTCCTGTGGCGCGTCGGGCATGTTGAAATCCAGCCGCCCGTGCGCCGCCGAAATCGCCCCGCCGGTAACACCGAAGGGCACCACAACCGACAGAAGGTGCAGCGCGGTGTGCACGCGCATGTGCCGGTGCCTGCGGTCCCAGTCGAGCGTTTGGCGCAGGTAGGTTCCCGCATGGGGCAAGGGGCGCGGCTCTGCCGGGACCAGAACGATATCGTCGCCTTCCCCCTTAACCGCCGTCGCGATGCTCAGCCGGTTGCCGTCCCATTCGACCCAGCCGCTGTCACCGGGCTGTCCGCCGCCCTTGGGATAGAAGATCGTCGACTCCAGCACGATACCGCCTTCGGGCGTCAGCGCCTTGACCCGGCCGTCGGCATCGCGCCGGTACGGGTCATCGCGAAACAGCATCGCCGTCACGTCATCTCACCCGTATCGGGGCGCGCGGCATCGCTGGGGTCCGTTTGCTGCTGGCTGTCGGGCTCGGCTGTGGCGGGCGTGGCAGTGTCCTTGCCGCCATCCTGGCGCAGAACCTCGGGGTTGCGCAGCCACACGTCGCGCTGCGCGAAGGGGATCTCGATCCCCTCCTCCGCGAACCGCGCCGCGATGGCGTGATTGACGTCACTCTTGACCGGCATCATCCAGTTCACGTCGCGCAAGAACATCCTGATCTCGAATTCCAGCGCATCGGCGCCGAAGTTCAGGAACAGAACCGCTGGCGCGGGATTGGCAAGCGCCATGGGCTGGGCATCCGCGATTTCCTTGAGGATTGCCTCGACCCGTTTCGTATCGGTGCCGTAGGCGACACCCACCGGGATGATGACGCGCCCGAGCGTGTTGCCGCGGGTGTAGTTCGTCACCGTGCCCGAGACGAGATCGGCGTTTGGCACGATCACATCCGTGCGGTCGAAAGTCTCGATCCGGGTGGAGCGGACCGAGATGTCACGCACATACCCCATCTGCCCGCCCGAAACCTCGATCCAGTCCCCTTCGGAAATCGGCCGCTCGATCAGCAGGATGATACCCGAGACGAAGTTCGAGACGATGTTCTGAAGGCCGAAACCGATCCCGACCGACAGCGCACCGGCAACGATGGCGAGCGAGCTGAGGTCGATCCCCGCGCCGGTGATGGCAAGCAGCGCGGCAAGGAAAATACCGATATACCCCAGGCCGGACACAATGGCGTTCTGCCCACCCTTGTCGATCTTCGTCTTGGGCAGGACGTTGGTTTTCAGCGCCCCCTGCGCGAGCCGTGTCAGCAGGTAGCCCGCGATAAAGATCAGCGCGAAGGTCAGGAAATCCGTGGGCGAGATGCGCGTCGTGCCAATGGCAAATCCGCGCTGGAAGGCCGCCCAGATCTCGGTCAAGTCCGAGACGCGTGCGCCCCAGATCAGCGCCAGCGCAGGCGCGGCAACCATCAGCAGGACCATCCCGAAGACAATGGGCATCAGCGCCTCGCGCGCGGCAGAGCCCTGCCCGGTCACGGCCCCGTAGACATCCGCACTGAACCGCTGCAACGCCAGTACAAGGCCCAGAATAATCAGCGTGGCAATGAACGGGAAAAGGAAGAAGTCGGCAGCGTTCTCGTATCCCGCCGCTTGCAGCAGCGGTGCCGCCACGGCCACCAGCAGCGCGCCCGTCCCCAGACTGCGCACAACACGCGCAAGGGTGCTGGCGCGGGTGATTTCCTCGTCCTCGTCCTGTACGACCTCGGCGCCGAACCGGCGCAGCAACTGGCCGATCCGGAACAGCGCGTAGCACATCACCACCGTGAACGGGAAAGACACGACCGTTCGCGCGGCGGCGCTTGCCTCGTCCAGCTCCAGTGTGATCCGTAGGATCGCATCGGCGATAATCATCACTGTGATCAGGCTGACCAGCCAACGCGCGGACCTGCGGTCGCTGTCGGACAGCTGCAACAGCGCCTCGTCCTCGTCGCGTGCAAAAAGCTGTTCGGACACCCAGCGGAACCCGAGGATGATCCCCCCCAGAATCGGGATCATCGTCGCGATCTCGTCACCGCGACTGCCCAGATACCCCGAGCGGATTGCGGCAAAGCTGAGCAGGGTCAGCCCGACGAAAGGCAGCGCGATCCGCAAAAGCGACACCACGAAACGCCAGACCCCCAGCCCGCGCGTCTCTGCCCGGCGCAGGCGCGCCACGATCAGCGTCGACCACTTGCGCCCCCGCAGGATCAGAACCAGACCCGCCACCGTCGCAAGCAGGATAATCGGCAAATTCTTCCGCAAGAGCTCGGCCTGCGCCTCGCGCTCTTCTTCGGTGCGGTCGGTATCCCAAAGCTCTTCGACCGCATAGACAAGCTCGGCCATGGCCTGCGGCCAGTAGACCGGATTGAGCGGCGACTCGATCACTTCCAGCAGGGCTTCGGTCTGCCGCGCGCGCAGGATGCTGTCGATCTCGCCGATCAGGCCATCCGCACGCGTATAGGCCGCGTCGGCCCGCGTCACGGGGGCCGTCAGCGTGGCCAGCTGCGCCTCGAGCTCTTTTCGCTGTGCGGCGACATCGGCAGCTTCGGGGGCGGCATCGTTCTGCGATGGCGTCGATCCGTCCGCGCTGTCGGCAGGCGCTTGGCCAAGCGCGGCAAGCTGGTCGCGCAGGCTGGCGATCCGATCGGAGTTTACGCTGCGCGCGTCGTTGAAATCTTCGCGGAAATCGGCAAGCCGCGACCGCAGGACTTCGAGCGTTTCGTTTTCGGTATCGGGATCGTCGACAGCTTCTTCGGCGCGGTTGGCCACGTCCTGCCAGAGCGCCATGTCGACCCCCGGCACGTCCTGTGCGGCAAGGGCACTGACGCACAGGATCCAAAGGCCCAGCAGCGCCGCTGCAAAGCCACCGGCGCGAACGATCCTCGCGGTCATACGTCCTCGAATACGGAAGGAAGCTCGGCCGGTTCGCGGTCCAGCCATTCGGGAACCGGAAGATCCTTTTCGCGCAGGAACGCAGGGTTGAACAGCTTGGACTGGTAGCGGGTGCCGTAATCGCACAGGATCGTCACGATCGTATGGCCCGGGCCCATTTCCTTGGCCATGCGGATCGCGCCCGCGATATTCACACCCGAGGACGCGCCCAGGCAGATGCCCTCATGCTCCAGCATGTCAAAGACCACCGGCAGCGCCTCGCTGTCGGGGATGTTGTAGGCGTAGTCCGGGGTGAACCCTTCGAGGTTCTTGGTGATGCGCACCTGCCCGATGCCCTCGGCGATGGAGGACCCCTCCGTCACGATTTCACCGGTCTTGTAATAGCTGTAAAGCCCTGCCCCATCGGGATCGGCGATACCGATCTTCACACCCTTGGGCTGCAGCGCAATTGCGGTGCCCGCAAGGGTTCCGCCAGAGCCTACGGCGCAGATGAACCCGTCGACCTTGCCGTCGGTCTGCGCCCAGATTTCGGGGCCGGTCGTTTCGACATGGGCCTGCCGGTTGGCAACGTTGTCGAACTGGTTGGCCCAGATGACCCCTTCGTTCGTCGTGCGCGCCAGTTCAGCGGCAAGGCGTTCGGAATAGCGGATGAAGTTGTTGGGGTTGCGGTAGGGCGCTGCCGGCACTTCGACCAGTTCAGCGCCAGCCAGCCGCAACATCTGCTTTTTCTCTTCCGACTGTGTCTCGGGAATGACGATGACCGTCTTGAAGCCCATGGACGACCCCACCAGCGCAAGGCCGATCCCGGTGTTGCCCGCCGTTCCTTCGACGATGGTGCCGCCGGGCTTGAGCGCGCCACGCGCGATCGCGTCGCGGATGATGAACAGGGCCGCGCGGTCCTTGACCGATTGGCCGGGGTTCATGAACTCGGCCTTGCCATAAATCTCGCAGCCGGTTTCGGCACTGGCCTGCCGAAGTCTGATAAGCGGGGTGTTTCCGACCGCATGTTCAAGATCGCGCGCTACGTGCATGGCATGGCCTCCGTTTCAGGGATGCAAATACCTCTATCCGCGCGAAATCAAGACCTCAACCGCTTACGGTGATGCGCCAGCCAATAGCACAGCAGCAAAAGCGGCGCATTCACCAGACGCTGGCCTTCGGCCATTTCCAGAAACTCAGCGAAATCAAACAGGTGCGACCGGATATCTTCGGCTTCGGTTTCCAGCCCGCCAACGCCGGTCACGGTATCGGGCAAGTCCGCCAACCCCACGAAAACGTGAAAGAAATCGGTCGTGCTTCCGGGGCTGGCATAACATTGCCCAACCTGCTCCAAACGCGAAAGCGTCAGCCCCGCTTCTTCCTGCGCTTCCCTGTGGGCGGCTTCTGCCGGCGTTTCACCGGGATCGACACGCCCTGCGATGGGTTCGTATTGCCAAAGCTCGGGATCACCGCGCCCCAGCGGGCCAACGCGCACCTGTTCGATCATCATCACCCGGTCGCGGACCGGATCGTAGGGCAGGACGAGCGAAGCGTCGGCGCCCACCAGATAGGACCGCTCCAGCCGCTCCGACATGCCGCCCGCGAATCTGCTGTGGCGCATCTCGACTTCGTCGAGGGTCAGGAAACCGCTGTAGGCCTTGCGCTGCGCGATGACCTCGACCTCGCCGTCAAAGGTTCCCTGCCGCGCGGACGCCCGACCGGCCAAGACCTTGGACCACGCGCGGGTGCGGATCTGGCCGAACCGCTGCGCGACCGTTTGCGCATCTAGGGTGCCGTAATACCCCATCACCTCGACCGCGGCATGGCACGACATTTCGCCCCAGTCCGCGACCCAAGCCTCCAGCGACCACGCGCCGGTAGCGGTCCACCTGTCGGGGGGCGAAACATAGACCTCGGCCGCCTGCCCGTCCGCCAACTCGACCGGCAGCAGATCATAGGCAAATCCGCCCTCGTAGAAATCCAGCCGCGCGATATCCGCCTTACTAAGGCCTCGCACCAGCAGGCCATGCGCATCGGCGCCCTTCTCGCGGACAAGCGTGGGAAAGGGCCCCTCGCTGACGCCGCGCACCGCGTAGCCGTTCAGGACCGCAGGCGCCATCCGCTTGGCATCCGGCGCATACCCCAGCACGATCCGCAAAAGCGGCGCATGACGCAAAGAGCCGTAGAAAAAGATCGAGCGGCTCACCGCCAGAGCTTTTTCGCCGTTTCGGCGAGCAATCCGGTAATGACCGCCCCGATCACGGCGGCAATCAGCACGGGTGCTGTCGCGATCGTATAGCCGAATTCGGAGGCGATGATGAAGATATTGGTCAGCGCCTCCATCGGCCCATCGTAGCGATTGCGCATCGCCAGCCGGAACATCTCGTAGGAGGCGTGGATGCCGAGCGCCCAGATGAACAGAACCGCCGTACCGGTGATGCCATTGTTGATGGCAGGGACTGTGCCGCGCCCTGCCCGCGGTCCGACAACCCGCCAGCCAACGGCCAGCCCGACGACCGCGTTGACGTAGTTGAACCAGCCGAAATCAGTGCCCTCCGGCATCAGCGGCTTGATGATTTCCGACAGGATCCACGCAAGGATCGCGAGGCAGACTGCGCCAACAAGGCTTGCGGCGGTGGGCATTTGGGCGGCTCCGTACTGGGCGGGGCGTCAAACTCAGCCCGGCTTGCGCACCGTAATCTGCGTCACATCACAATTTCCACTGTCAAAAGTCGCAGCGCAGGAAGTGAGGTAAAAATTCCACATCCGCCGGAACCGCTCGTCAAAGCCGAGTGCCGCGACCTGATCCCACTTCTCGTTGAAGGTCTCGTGCCAGCGGCGCAGCGTCAGATCGTAGCTTTTGCCGAACTCGACGGATTTCTCGACGCCCAGACCGGCATTTTCAACCTGCTGGCGCAAGGCGCTGGGGCTGGGCAGCATGCCGCCCGGAAAGATGTATTTCTGGATGAAATCGACACCGCGTTTGTAGACCTTCCAGCGGCGGTCGGCGACGGTGATGATTTGCAGCGTTGCCATTTTTCCCGGTTTAAGACGTTCCCGCAAGGCATTGAAATACGTGGGCCAATATCTTTCCCCAACGGCCTCGAACATCTCGATCGAGGCGATGCCGTCGTAGGAGCCGGTCTCGTCCCGGTAATCCTGAAGCTTGAATTGAACTTTGTCAGAAAGTCCCGCCTTTTCAATGCGATCCACGGCGTACTTGAACTGCTCTTCGCTGATGGTCAGGCAGGTCACACGCAATCCGCGCTCTTTCGCGGCATATTCCGCGAAACCGCCCCAGCCACAGCCGATTTCCAGAACGTGATCGCCGGGCGCGACACCCATCTGATCAACCATGGATTTGTACTTCTCGATCTGCGCGGCTTCGAGGCTTTGCTGCGGTTCGGAGAAGATCGCGCTCGAGTAGGTCATCGTATCGTCGAGCCACAGGCTGTAGAAATCATTCCCGAGATCATAGTGATACGAGATGTTCTTGCGCGCCTGCTTTTTTGAGTTGCGTTGCAGCCAGAAGCGCAGCTTCTCGTACCAGCGCACAAAGCCCATGCCGGGAAAGCCGTCGTAGAGTTCTTCGTTGTCGTGGTGGATGAAGTCCATGAAGGCCTGCAGGTCCGGGGTGCTCCACCAGCCATCGAGGTAGGCGTCGCAAAAGCCCAGATCCCCTTCGCGGATCAAGCGGGCGAACAGATCGTCGTTATGGATATCCAGCTCGGCCACGGGGCCGGGCTTTTGTCCCTCTGCACGGAACCGGCGACCGTCTGGCAGAACGAAATCTATGCGCCCGTGGCGCAGGTCTTTTGCCATGCCCATCACATGGGTGAAATATCGCGGCAGGTTTTTCTGCCCTTCCGTACTCGTCAAGATCATGTGCAGTCCTCAAAGGGGCTTTCCTCGGCTGTCAGTCTAAACTGACGCACGCGCGGACGGAACATCAAAAGTCCCTGTTTTCATATGCATCCAAGGCACGTTGCCGACCGGCACTTGGTTTCACGATGGCATCGGGATATTCGTCATCGGGTGCCATGTTCCAGCGCTGCGGTATTGCGGCGAAGTATTTCAGCGCGTCTTCGTGCGGATCGCTGTGCCCTTCGGCAATCCAGCGCCCCGCGTAGTCGCGGTTCTTGTCGAATTTGTCGAGTTGCGTCACGGGGTTGAACACCCGGAAATACGGTGTGGCATCCGGGCCGGAGCCCGCAGACCATTGCCAGCCCATCGCGTTGGAGGCCGGATCCCAGTCGATCAGGCAGTCCTCGAACCACTTCTGGCCGATTTTCCAGTGACACATCAGATGCTTGGTCAGATAACTTGCGACAATCATCCGGCCGCGGTTGTGCATGCGTCCGGTCACATACATCTCGCGCATGGCCGCATCCACAAAGGGCACGCCCGTGCGACCCTGCTTCCATGCCTTCACCTCGGCCAGCCGCTCGTCCTCGTTCCACGGAAAGCTGTCCCACTCCTCGCGCCAGTTCGCGTGGGTGATCCGCGGCGTGTGGTGCATCAGGTGATAGGCGAACTCGCGCCAGACGAGTTCTTTGAGGAAAGTCTCGGCGCCCTTCTTGCCCTCTTGCAGGGCCCGCTGGCCCGCATGCCAGCACTGATGGGCCGAGATTTCACCGAGCGACAGATTTTCCGACAGACAGGATGTTCCATCCACTCCCGGCAGATCGCGCGTGGTGTCATAGTCTTCGACCTTATGCGCCAGAAACGCGCCCAGACGGCTTTGGGCCGCATCCTCGCCCAGCTGCACGAAGGGCCGGACGATATCGGCGCCGCGCTGCATTGCCCCTGCCATGTTCCAGTCCGCCAGATCGTCGGACGCGGGCCATGTGTCGGGCGCGCGGATGCTGTCGGGGCGGTCCAGCGGCGTCTCGACCGCGCGGTCCTTCACGGCGCGCCAGAACGGGGTGTAGACCTTGTAGTAGCCGCCCTGCTTGGTCTCGACGGTCCAAGGCTCGAACATCAGGTGGCCACCGAAGGAGCGCGCGTCGATGCCGCGGTCTTTCAGGGTTTGCTTGATCGCGCTGTCGCGTTCCACCGCATCCGGATCGTACTGGCGCGTCCAGTAGACAGAGGTGGCCCCGGTCTCTTCGATCAGCGCCTCCAGCGCGTCCAGCGCCTTGTCCGCGCGCCGCAGGATCAGGCGGCTGTCCTTGCCCTGCAACCGTTCGGCGAAATGTTCTACCCCGAGGCCCAGCCGGAATTTCGGCGCGGCCCCCAGCCGTGCCACCTGCGCGTCGTGGATAAACACGGGAATGACGGGCCGCCCGGTGTCGCAGGCTGCTTTCAGGGCGGGATGATCGCTCAGCCGCAGGTCGCGGCGAAGCCACAGAAGGATCGGAGCATTTTCGGACATCGGCACCACGTTGCTATGCGTTTCCCCAGACCTAGCGCAGGTTTGGTCCGGTCAACCGCAGCGCGCTACAAAACGGCGTCGAGCGCTTTGAGCAACTGGTCGATTTCGGCATCGGTCGTGTAATGGGTGAAACTCAGCCGCAGCACGCCCTTGTCGGCGTCTACTCCCATCGCCTCCAGCGCCCTGCCCGCGTAGAAATCCCCACCGCCGGCCATGACACCGTGCGCTGCCAGCGCGCGCGCCGCCTCTTCGCCCGGGCGTTGCAGCGCCAGTGCCACGGTGGGCGCGCGGCCTCTTGCGTCTGCCGGACCGATCAGGCGCACCGAATTGCGGTCCTTCACCGCGTCGAGAAGCCGTTGTAAGAGCACGGTTTCGTGGCCGCGCATCAGGTCATGCGCAACCGCGCCACGGGCAGCGCCGCTGGCATCCTTGCATCCGTGGTGGGCCGCCAGTGCATCGACGTAATCCGCCATTCCGGCAGAGGCCGCCACCTGCGCATGATCAGGCCCCGCCGGGGTGAAGCGCTTGTAGAGCGTACCTGCGTTAAAGACATGCCCCTGATCGGGCAGCAACTCACCCAGCGCGCGGCGGATCACCATAAGCCCCTGATGCGGCCCGTAGGTCTTGTAGGCCGA
Above is a genomic segment from Sulfitobacter sp. HNIBRBA3233 containing:
- a CDS encoding cysteine synthase A, coding for MHVARDLEHAVGNTPLIRLRQASAETGCEIYGKAEFMNPGQSVKDRAALFIIRDAIARGALKPGGTIVEGTAGNTGIGLALVGSSMGFKTVIVIPETQSEEKKQMLRLAGAELVEVPAAPYRNPNNFIRYSERLAAELARTTNEGVIWANQFDNVANRQAHVETTGPEIWAQTDGKVDGFICAVGSGGTLAGTAIALQPKGVKIGIADPDGAGLYSYYKTGEIVTEGSSIAEGIGQVRITKNLEGFTPDYAYNIPDSEALPVVFDMLEHEGICLGASSGVNIAGAIRMAKEMGPGHTIVTILCDYGTRYQSKLFNPAFLREKDLPVPEWLDREPAELPSVFEDV
- a CDS encoding DUF3772 domain-containing protein, translated to MTARIVRAGGFAAALLGLWILCVSALAAQDVPGVDMALWQDVANRAEEAVDDPDTENETLEVLRSRLADFREDFNDARSVNSDRIASLRDQLAALGQAPADSADGSTPSQNDAAPEAADVAAQRKELEAQLATLTAPVTRADAAYTRADGLIGEIDSILRARQTEALLEVIESPLNPVYWPQAMAELVYAVEELWDTDRTEEEREAQAELLRKNLPIILLATVAGLVLILRGRKWSTLIVARLRRAETRGLGVWRFVVSLLRIALPFVGLTLLSFAAIRSGYLGSRGDEIATMIPILGGIILGFRWVSEQLFARDEDEALLQLSDSDRRSARWLVSLITVMIIADAILRITLELDEASAAARTVVSFPFTVVMCYALFRIGQLLRRFGAEVVQDEDEEITRASTLARVVRSLGTGALLVAVAAPLLQAAGYENAADFFLFPFIATLIILGLVLALQRFSADVYGAVTGQGSAAREALMPIVFGMVLLMVAAPALALIWGARVSDLTEIWAAFQRGFAIGTTRISPTDFLTFALIFIAGYLLTRLAQGALKTNVLPKTKIDKGGQNAIVSGLGYIGIFLAALLAITGAGIDLSSLAIVAGALSVGIGFGLQNIVSNFVSGIILLIERPISEGDWIEVSGGQMGYVRDISVRSTRIETFDRTDVIVPNADLVSGTVTNYTRGNTLGRVIIPVGVAYGTDTKRVEAILKEIADAQPMALANPAPAVLFLNFGADALEFEIRMFLRDVNWMMPVKSDVNHAIAARFAEEGIEIPFAQRDVWLRNPEVLRQDGGKDTATPATAEPDSQQQTDPSDAARPDTGEMT
- a CDS encoding NUDIX domain-containing protein; protein product: MSRSIFFYGSLRHAPLLRIVLGYAPDAKRMAPAVLNGYAVRGVSEGPFPTLVREKGADAHGLLVRGLSKADIARLDFYEGGFAYDLLPVELADGQAAEVYVSPPDRWTATGAWSLEAWVADWGEMSCHAAVEVMGYYGTLDAQTVAQRFGQIRTRAWSKVLAGRASARQGTFDGEVEVIAQRKAYSGFLTLDEVEMRHSRFAGGMSERLERSYLVGADASLVLPYDPVRDRVMMIEQVRVGPLGRGDPELWQYEPIAGRVDPGETPAEAAHREAQEEAGLTLSRLEQVGQCYASPGSTTDFFHVFVGLADLPDTVTGVGGLETEAEDIRSHLFDFAEFLEMAEGQRLVNAPLLLLCYWLAHHRKRLRS
- a CDS encoding class I SAM-dependent methyltransferase, with protein sequence MILTSTEGQKNLPRYFTHVMGMAKDLRHGRIDFVLPDGRRFRAEGQKPGPVAELDIHNDDLFARLIREGDLGFCDAYLDGWWSTPDLQAFMDFIHHDNEELYDGFPGMGFVRWYEKLRFWLQRNSKKQARKNISYHYDLGNDFYSLWLDDTMTYSSAIFSEPQQSLEAAQIEKYKSMVDQMGVAPGDHVLEIGCGWGGFAEYAAKERGLRVTCLTISEEQFKYAVDRIEKAGLSDKVQFKLQDYRDETGSYDGIASIEMFEAVGERYWPTYFNALRERLKPGKMATLQIITVADRRWKVYKRGVDFIQKYIFPGGMLPSPSALRQQVENAGLGVEKSVEFGKSYDLTLRRWHETFNEKWDQVAALGFDERFRRMWNFYLTSCAATFDSGNCDVTQITVRKPG
- a CDS encoding alanyl-tRNA editing protein, whose protein sequence is MTAMLFRDDPYRRDADGRVKALTPEGGIVLESTIFYPKGGGQPGDSGWVEWDGNRLSIATAVKGEGDDIVLVPAEPRPLPHAGTYLRQTLDWDRRHRHMRVHTALHLLSVVVPFGVTGGAISAAHGRLDFNMPDAPQDREELEAALNAYIDLDARVTDGWITEAELDAAPELVKTMAVAPPRGSGDIRLVRIGEEQDWIDLQPCGGTHVARTGEIGHVRLGKIEKKGRMNRRMYLHLES
- a CDS encoding cryptochrome/photolyase family protein, with translation MSENAPILLWLRRDLRLSDHPALKAACDTGRPVIPVFIHDAQVARLGAAPKFRLGLGVEHFAERLQGKDSRLILRRADKALDALEALIEETGATSVYWTRQYDPDAVERDSAIKQTLKDRGIDARSFGGHLMFEPWTVETKQGGYYKVYTPFWRAVKDRAVETPLDRPDSIRAPDTWPASDDLADWNMAGAMQRGADIVRPFVQLGEDAAQSRLGAFLAHKVEDYDTTRDLPGVDGTSCLSENLSLGEISAHQCWHAGQRALQEGKKGAETFLKELVWREFAYHLMHHTPRITHANWREEWDSFPWNEDERLAEVKAWKQGRTGVPFVDAAMREMYVTGRMHNRGRMIVASYLTKHLMCHWKIGQKWFEDCLIDWDPASNAMGWQWSAGSGPDATPYFRVFNPVTQLDKFDKNRDYAGRWIAEGHSDPHEDALKYFAAIPQRWNMAPDDEYPDAIVKPSAGRQRALDAYENRDF
- a CDS encoding TrgA family protein, yielding MPTAASLVGAVCLAILAWILSEIIKPLMPEGTDFGWFNYVNAVVGLAVGWRVVGPRAGRGTVPAINNGITGTAVLFIWALGIHASYEMFRLAMRNRYDGPMEALTNIFIIASEFGYTIATAPVLIAAVIGAVITGLLAETAKKLWR